cagccaggaacCTGGAGTGGTCCTGGAACTCTGTGAGATCCTGGAGGGGTCACTGAGACCAGACAGGCACTGGGGAGTGTTCTTGGAGTGGTGGTGGACTTGGGGAGGAGGGTCCTCCTGATCTCTGCCAGGGTCCTGGAGAGACATCCCTGAGCACCAGGAGCACCAGCGATGTTGGAGGCCCTGGGTTCCCACCatggccctggccctgccctgctgctgaggagcccTGAACCCAGGGACACACGGGGCCAGGACACTCCAGTGGTTCCCCATGGTGGCTCTGCCGGCCTGTGGAGCCCCAGCCACACCACTTCAGCTGCCAGGAGGTCCCATGATGAGGAGGATGTTCTCCAAAATTCCCCACCTTCCTCTGTTGCATTTGGGGCTGAGTCTTTCCCTTCAGTGGACATTGAGGGAAACTGGTGATGACCCTGTGATCTCCTCCTTCTCTGCACAAAGCTCTACAATTCTCCTCAAAGCAAAGACAACATCTTACtgcctctgtccccacacagaAATGCTTCTACAGTTGATCACTGCCTTGCCTGCAgctttctgctcttccctcatccttCTCCTGTAGGGGAACCAGGAGTGTGTCCAAATGGGATGCTCCAAGGGTTCCTCCCCTGGCATAACACTGGTTCTTCTGGGTTTGCTGGACCAGTTCTTCCAGTATCTCTTTTAGGACCAGTCCTTATGCAAACTACCAGTCATTCCTAACCCTCATTCCTTCACTGTATTAATTATCAGCATGAAATCTGATAATTAATCAGATCTTTTTCCTCATCTTACTTAGTTGCACCAAGACTTTTGAGGATGAAGgacattttttgaaaaaatccCTCTTGCAAAGACGCTGCATTGTGATTTCAGGGTTTACCTCAgtccctcccaggtgtgtcaatcatcctttctttcccctcccagacccctgctgagcactgtcaatcctggcattccagaatGAGTGATTGGCAGATTCAAAGGATGCCCTCTACCCCTGGGGGGACATTGGGCtatccaggtgtcctttgtcccttgagacctccTCTCATGTACCTAGTTGGTGGCTTcctaccccttccctcccccttctccccGGGGTTAAAAGGAACAGCAACCACGggagttctgttggagcaggtgCTGCATTCAGAGGCCTGTGGGCCaggaataaagctctggatcgaaaccctccatcagaaccaactcctttccttcaccatcacCTTAAAGCTTCTCTGCCAGAGGTAAACCTGAGGAGCAGACCCTCTTACGGGAGGAGGCTCCATCCCACCtccaccagagctcctgcaagCCTGGACTTGCCTCCACGAGCTCTTTGCAGCATCCAGCtagccaaaagtgtctctgaggtgaaaacaTCACAGTTGCCACTTTTTGGTTCAGCACCAAGGGCCAGAAAGCTCAGGCACGTCCTGTCCAGCTACATTTGTATTATTCCAAAACAAAGAGGCTCACAGAGGCTGGTGGACACAGTTACCAACTTGGAGGGGGAGTACCAGCACTTCCTGCTGCATACAGTTCTCTCCTATAATTCCTTGAAAGCACAGCAGAGTAAAGACCTCTCGAGTTAAAGGAGAACAGGAATTCAGCCCATGGCCTGAGGACCCCATAGGATGGTCCCTTGATGTGCtggggcaggacctgctctgaATACTGTCTGCAAGGGGTGTTCTCCTCTCAGGGACccaaaactgaaaagcagagtGGGACATTTGAGCTTCCCGGAGGTGATCCCATtttgctctccccagccagcaTCAGACCCTCCCAGGGTTTCCCATATACACTGAAGCAAAGGAGCTTCTGGAGATGGAAGGAAACCAGATAACCCTGGACAGCCTTGACACAGGTACAGATAATCCAACTTTCAGCTTTGAGGTAagttccccttcccttcccttcccttcccttcccttcccttcccttcccttcccttcccttcccttcccttcccttcccttcccttcccttcccttcccttcccttcccttcccttcccttcccgttcccttccccttccctccctcccttccccccttcccttcccgttcccttcccttccccttcccttcccttcccttcccttcccttcccttcccttcccttcccttcccttcccttcccttcccttcccttcccttcccttcccttcccttcccttcccttcccttcccttcccttcccgggTGCTCAGTTAATGATGTTTTCCAGGGAGAGAACAGACACTATGAGGAATGCGGTGGTCCACGCAGTGAGAACcaagaggagagaagagaagggaGATTCTCCTCTTACCGCAGGTGGGATGATCTGCATAGATGTGTGAGCCCTGCCAGAGACAAACCTGGTTTGGGAGCAGAGTAGGGTGGTATTGAGGAGGTGACAGTGTCTGATGGCTCCGTGTGGCCCTGTAGGGTGCCACAGGCAGGTCTCTGTCCCCATAGCAGGTGATGGTGAGCATGCTAAGGTTCCTCACCATGGCCCACCTGTACCACCTCCTGCTGGAAGTGCCCAGTGGGAGGCATGGTCATGGCCTGGCTCTGGTGGGTTGGTGCACTTGGGGTGGTTTGGCCTGGCTTGGGCTGGTCTTCCATGTCCATCTTCTGTGTCTCTCCTGTCTCTGGCATGTGACTCTCCCCAGGAAGGCCCTGCAGCCAGCATCCAAGGCAAAGCACTTCTGCAAGGCTCATGCCAAGGTGTTGAGAGGAGTTGTCCTAGGGCTCCTTGGAGTAGGTGAGGACTGAGACTCCACGTCCCCACCCCTTTGGCTGGCTGTGCCTCCAGACGGCACTGATTGAACACTGTCAGGTGTGTGGAGGTTGTCTCCATTCCCAGCAGCCTCACTGCCCCCTCCTCGCCCCACCACTGCTGCCCAGTTCTATCTTCATTCACCTCACTGTCCCCCTGCCCTTTCTCTACCTGCCCAAAGGGTTTACTGTGCcccttctgctccctgctggggtgGTGCTCTTAAGCTCTCCTCACGCAGAGATGAGATCCTCAAGGGTGGCCAGGGAAGGACATTGGGAGGAAATGAACCTTGTGGTTGGCCCCAGTGAGCTGTGAACCCATGATCCTACAGCCCTGATGTTTCTGACTCCCAATGTGCCTTCTCCAGCCTACCTGTGCTACTTAATTGCGGCCTGTTACCTCAACTTCCAGCGAGCCCTTGCCTTGGTGGTCATAACTGCTGTGGTTGTCTTCTTTATCTGCTGGGAGGTTTTCCAGAAGCACTATGGGGCAAaggttctgctgctcctccgCCCTGTTGGGAAGTGCTTCCAAAGTCCTGGCCGTGGCTGAAATGGTGAGTCAGGAGAAGGAAGGGCCAGATCCCTCCCAGCACCTGGGTTCCCTCCCATGGCTCTGCATGTGCCATGCTGGCACCTCACAAAGGGCGAGcatggcccagcctggggaccaCTTAAAAGCCATTGCAGAGATGTCTgtctgctctgcctcagcagtGATGGCTGTTCAAAGCCCTCACTCGTGCCCAAGCCCCAGGTTTCTGTAGCTACATGGACCTTACAGTGGCAATTCCATCACAGTCCTCCTGCCCTTCATGAGCTTCTCTCCCTGTGGGGACATCATCTTTTCTGGGGTTTCTCTGCAGGCTCCTGTGGGTGGCCCTCCTGGCAGGCCTGATTGTGTGGCTGGTTTTGGACACTGGCAGAAACCCAGAGCAGCTCATCTCATTAGGTGGCTTCTGCTTTTTGGTGCTGTTCCTGTTTGCCTGCTCCAAGCACCACGGTGCGGTACGTGTTCCAGGTGTGACCTGAGCATCAGTCCCCTTGCATGGGGACTGATGGCCACCTCCCAGCACTGGAGAACAAGCACTCCGTTCCCCCTGATATCCCCTTCTCTGGAGGAAGCAgaagcccagcagagctgtgtgcagcctggggagctcAACTGGTTGGGTGGATAGACCCCAAAACTACCTCACTGCTCTTCTTCCCCTTGCTCTCCTTCCAACTTCCcaccccagagctcccctgcATGCCTCTGTCCTGTTTTCTACCATGTCCCTTGTAGTGGGTCAGACCCAGAAACCCAGCACCAGACCCACACCTGGGCTTCAGGTGCCTTGGGAGCCTTGGTCACAAGTGATTGAAATCCTGGTGGtttccagcccaaactgctGCAATGCTTTGGGCAGtccctccatcctgctcctccaaAGGGTTATTGAACAAACAGTTTCAGTCTAGCAGGTCTGTGCTACCAATCATCATAAGGTCTTTGTGCTTGTATCCCTGGCAGGTTGTGTTCCAGAGTCCCACCAACTCATTTCTGGCTCTGTCACCAACCCACGTTTGTTGGTTTCTGTAACACTTTATTGGTCTCCCCATGATCTTCACCCCTGGGCAGTGTGTGGTGTTTGTcaccagcagctggaaacaagAGAGGGAAGCCTGTAGACCTTGAAAACATTTCAGCTCCTGTTCTGCTTTTTGTCCCCAGGTGTCCTGGAGAGCTGTTTTCTGGGGTCTTGGTTTGCAGTTCTTACTTGGACTCTTTGTCATCCGATCGACTCCTGGCATCCAAGCTTTCCAGTGGCTGGGAGACCAGGTCCAGGTACTGCATCTACTCATCCCATCCTGTGCCTGTAGCCTGAGAgtaacaggaaaagcagagtgtGGCATGGGGAGGGGACATGGCAGGGATTGCATGTTCAGGACTGGAGGGAAGCCAACTCTTCTCTGgttttctgcagcagcccagagcccttGGTGTGCTCTCccttccaggctgagcagagccctgtggttTTGGGACAGCCCACCAGTATCCACATCTAAGGTCTCAGAGGGTCATTCTCTGGTGTGAAGTGAGCTGTGGGACTGGGGGCTCAGTCCCTCATTAGGCAGGATGAGATACCAGGGAGGGACCTGATGGAGATTGCTGTCCTACAGTGTAACTTCTTCCCTTGCAGTACTTCCTGGGCTACACCACAGCTGGCTCCAGCTTTGTCTTTGGGAACACACTCATTGAAGAAGTCTTTGCCTTCCAGGTCAGTCAAGGAATGGGGCATGGGGAGGTTTTCTTCTGGTCTGTCTCTTTTCTGggtcctgccctgcacagagctAAATGCAGCCAAATCTGCTGTGGTAGAGCTCAGCCATCTCAGAGATGTGTCTCCCTCAGCTGTGTATCCACCTGTGGACTTCCTCAGTGCCATGGAGGATTTGCACTGGTCCCTGtctctcctgccagcctggctgagtgTTGTGGCAGCCCAGTAGTGTGGGCTGGCTGTGCAGTACCACACCATGCCCAGCCTGGTGCCCACGGGTGCTGGGATGTGTGTCCCAGCGCTCCATTAACCCTGTGCCttgcctgcagagcctgcccatcattgttttcttcagctgtgtGATGTCCATCCTCTACTATCTCGGTATCATGCAGTGGCTTATTCTCAAGGTAGGGCCTCACTCCTTGATCTGGGATGGCAGTGGGAAGGAGAAGAACCTGTTGGGTTCTCTGTCTACTATGGTCAGCTGAGAGATGTCCTAGGAAAATTGTCAGGGTACTAATCTGGGGTGATTTGTCCTGCTTAAAAGGATAGACACAACCCCTGTCTTTCTAGCATGTCCttctcagaaggctgaaaaAACTGAACCCTAGAGCTGATGTTTCCACCTGGTCTGGGGGGTGCTTCCAGGATCACCTCCATGCAGGGGCCAAACAGTGCCTGGCTTTGTGGGTGTGGTGGCAAGGTGTCTGGAGCTTCTGTCAACACAGTGGCCTTGTCTTTTCCCAGATCTCCTGGCTGCTTCAAATCTCAATGGGCACCAGTGCCACTGAGACCCTCAGCGTGGCAGGGAACATTTTTGTGGGACAGGTAAGGTCCTGGTCTGGCAGCAGatccagctcctcagtgcttgttgctgagcctgccctggagGAAGCGACTTCTCCCTCCCTATGAGACCTGTGGCCCTGTATGGCTCCATCCTGAGGACAGCAGGGTTTTCTCCTCCACAGACCGAAGCCCCGCTGCTCATCCGCCCGTACCTCGCAGACATGACCCTGTCAGAAATCCATGCTGTGATGACTGGTGGCTTTTCCACCATTGCAGGCAGCGTGATGGGTGCCTACATATCCTTTGGGGTGAGTGCACGAGCAGCTGGATCCACATGCTCCCTGCCACAGGGTACTGACATACAAGAGCTGACCCAGACTTGGGGATGAGGAAAGACCCCCAGCAGGTgccccctgctccccttccaCAAGCAAATGAGAGCAGGGTGTCCAGTCTCACCTTGTCCCAAGAACACCTGATCCAGCCCCACCTTGGCTGGCCTGGCCAGAGCCCTGGAGCCTGCCAGGTAGAAGGCAGTGCTATGGGACCCTTACCTGCACAGCGAGCAGAGCAAATCCCAGAGAATCATGGGATAATACAGACTGGAAAGACCCTCTGGTGGGGGGGTCTCTGATccaccctcctgccagctgAGGTTATGGCAACTGAGGGGATGCCCAGGACCTTGTCCAGGTTGGTGGTGAACATCCTATGAAAGGAGATCTCTCCCAACCTCTCTGGTTTCCCCCACGGGTACCTCAGACACAAGAAACAATTTTCCCTTATATTCAACTGAAACTGTGTCTGTGATTCTCAGCTTTTCACTGGCTATCAGTGAGCAGTGTCTCCCCTCCAACCCCCTTTTAAACAGAAACAGCAATACCCAccccctttcctcttctcccaagGGAAGAATCCTTGCTCCTCCAGCATTGCCTGGGCACTCCTGGCACCAAGCCCCCAGGGATGCCCTCTCCAGTTCATCAGTGCTCTGAACAACACTTTCCCTTAACCTgctgcctgagctcctgctATTTAAACACTTAATTAGTCCCCTTAAATGGGGAACCAAAGGTGGAAGGTCAGAGACATGAGACGTTGCCAGGCaaggggagaggctgggagctTGGCCCTTTGTCAGCAGGTAGAAGATAACAATGTTATTCAACCTATTGCTGTGGTATCAATAAAAAGGGACAAGGAAGGGACAAGAACCATTAAGTCAAACAGCAGGAGAGATTAACATCACCAAGGCTACaattgctgcagctccagcaatCGCCTCCATGCAGGCAAGCTGCCCCATGTGCACGGCTGCTTAGATGGGAAAACAGCCAATTTTCCCACCTTCAGCAAGTGGAGAGCCCTGAACTGCTCTGAGTGTCAGTGGCTGATGCCAGGCACGTGCTGGAATGCCCTGGGGTGGCAGGCCATGGGgtgcagccctgtgcagaggTGCCTACGCCTCTGGTGTGCACGTTGCAGATTGATGCAGCATCACTGATTGCAGCTTCTGTGATGGCTGCGCCCTGTGCCCTCGCCATGGCCAAACTTGTCTACCCTGAAGTGGAGGAGTCCAAGTTCAAGGGCAAAGCAAGTGTCCACCTCTCCCATGGGTGAGTGTGAGGGGAGGGGCAGTGAAGTGGGGCTGCACGTGTCCATGTACTGCAGGGAAGCCGTGGTGGCACTTCTGGGCACGGGTGGCCcaaggctgggagagcctgTGGTGTGCACAGATCCATGGAGTGTGCGCTGACCCGGTATGGGGGATGCCCAGCCAGATGAGTACATTGGGGTCTTTTTCCatgcagggaagagcagaacaTCTTGGAAGCTGCTAGCAACGGGGCTGCCACCTCTGTGGGGCTTGTGGCCAATATTGCAGCCAACCTCATCGCCTTCTTGGCCGTGCTGGAGTTCATCAACGCTGCCCTGCGCTGGTTCGGGGAGATGGTAGACATCGAGGGCCTTACCTTCCAGGTATCCCCAAGAGCTGGCAGATCTTGCATCCCCCACCCATCCCCACCTCTGCCCGCTGCCTCAGTGGGCTGCTGAGACCCTTGCTGAGTTCTTGGCAAATGCTGGCAGCACATGTCCAATCTGGCGGCTGTGCAGGTCAGCCCTGAGTCGATTCCTTCTGGGATGCTTTTCCCAGGTGATCTGCTCCTATGTCCTCATGCCTTTGGCCTTTCTCATGGGAGCAGACTGGGCAGACTCACCGCTGGTGGCTGAGCTCCTGGGGGTCAAGATCTTTCTGAACGAGTTTGTGGCGTACCAGCAGCTGGCCACGTACAAGAAGAACCGTTTGATGGGCCTGGAGGAGTGGGACGGGAGCCGGAAACAGTGGATATCTGTGAGGGCACCTGccagccacagggcagggataGAGCCAGCTGGAATGGGGCACGGCACCTGGCTAGGCAGGGGGGTGATGGGCAGGAGAGGATCACAGAAccatttagtttggaaaagtcctctaagatcattgaaCCAGGATGATGGTGCTGGGAGTGGGAGGGCACCTATGTCCAGTCAGACTTGGATGTTTGCTAATGGCTGGGTGTGGGAGGAAGGAGTCAGTGAAGCTCCTTCCTATTTATCCTGCTCCTTGTTGGAAAGATCATGGTGCTACAGGGCCCCTTGTCCCCCCAGCCTAGCCTCCTCCAGGGAAAGCCTTCATGCTTGCTCCCAAAAACAGCTGACAAACAAGGGGTTGGGGTGGGAGACTCTTCTCTAGCATGTCTATCTGGGAGCTCCAATGtggtgctcagctctgggtgctctggggctgctcctgggcagacATGACTatcccctgctgctgtgccctccaGGAGCGAGCTGAGAGCATCACCACCTTTGCCCTCTGTGGATTTGCCAACTTCAGCTCCATTGGCATCATGCTGGGAGGCCTGTGTGAGTGACTGACATCCTGAGTGCCTGAGCACTCAGGGAGTGGGGTC
The DNA window shown above is from Serinus canaria isolate serCan28SL12 chromosome 10, serCan2020, whole genome shotgun sequence and carries:
- the SLC28A2 gene encoding LOW QUALITY PROTEIN: sodium/nucleoside cotransporter 2 (The sequence of the model RefSeq protein was modified relative to this genomic sequence to represent the inferred CDS: inserted 1 base in 1 codon), producing MEGNQITLDSLDTGTDNPTFSFEGENRHYEECGGPRSENQEERREGRFSSYRRKALQPASKAKHFCKAHAKVLRGVVLGLLGVAYLCYLIAACYLNFQRALALVVITAVVVFFICWEVFQKHYGAKVLLLLRPVGKCFXKSWPWLKWLLWVALLAGLIVWLVLDTGRNPEQLISLGGFCFLVLFLFACSKHHGAVSWRAVFWGLGLQFLLGLFVIRSTPGIQAFQWLGDQVQYFLGYTTAGSSFVFGNTLIEEVFAFQSLPIIVFFSCVMSILYYLGIMQWLILKISWLLQISMGTSATETLSVAGNIFVGQTEAPLLIRPYLADMTLSEIHAVMTGGFSTIAGSVMGAYISFGIDAASLIAASVMAAPCALAMAKLVYPEVEESKFKGKASVHLSHGEEQNILEAASNGAATSVGLVANIAANLIAFLAVLEFINAALRWFGEMVDIEGLTFQVICSYVLMPLAFLMGADWADSPLVAELLGVKIFLNEFVAYQQLATYKKNRLMGLEEWDGSRKQWISERAESITTFALCGFANFSSIGIMLGGLSSLVPQRKSDFASVVLRALFTGMCVSMLNACLAGLLYVPTEVGDCAMFFSTTNFNSTSYTMYTCCKQLFASSVLQNGTLSFMGSWAEQAESVLWLKECCAYYNHTTCAGTF